The following are encoded in a window of Sminthopsis crassicaudata isolate SCR6 chromosome 3, ASM4859323v1, whole genome shotgun sequence genomic DNA:
- the C1QB gene encoding complement C1q subcomponent subunit B, whose product MKMKPLKWALGTLLLLALAVISLAEVPCNGHAAIPGTPGIPGVAGTNGKDGSPGIKGEKGLPGVLGDSGEIGEKGDSGNPGNPGKVGPKGPSGPKGIPGPVGPPGPPGESGDYGNIAKSAFSASRTIHAQLRKDQPIRFDRLISRESSDYEPRSGKFSCRAPGLYYFTYHASSRGNLCVILVKARRGAAKEKVVTFCDFVYNSFQVTTGGVVLKLAEGDSVWLEVNDRNSLVGLDGASSIFSGFLLFPDT is encoded by the exons ATGAAGATGAAACCTTTGAAGTGGGCACTAGGGACACTGCTCCTGCTAGCCCTGGCTGTTATCTCACTGGCTGAGGTTCCCTGCAATGGGCATGCTGCCATCCCAGGGACTCCTGGAATACCGGGAGTGGCTGGCACCAATGGCAAGGATGGCAGCCCCGggatcaaaggagaaaaag GGCTGCCGGGAGTACTGGGAGATTCAGGAGAAATTGGGGAAAAGGGAGATTCTGGGAATCCTGGAAACCCAGGGAAAGTGGGTCCCAAGGGCCCCAGTGGCCCCAAAGGCATCCCTGGGCCTGTGGGTCCCCCTGGCCCTCCAGGTGAATCCGGAGACTATGGCAACATAGCAAAGTCAGCCTTCTCCGCCTCGAGAACCATCCATGCTCAGCTCCGGAAGGACCAGCCCATCCGCTTTGACCGTCTGATCTCCAGGGAAAGCAGCGATTATGAGCCTCGTAGTGGCAAGTTTAGTTGCCGGGCCCCAGGACTCTACTACTTTACCTACCATGCCAGCTCCCGGGGCAACCTGTGCGTCATCCTGGTCAAGGCCAGACGGGGCGCAGCCAAGGAGAAAGTGGTGACCTTCTGTGACTTTGTGTACAACAGCTTCCAGGTCACCACAGGAGGGGTGGTCCTCAAGCTGGCAGAGGGTGATTCAGTTTGGCTGGAAGTCAACGACAGAAATTCCCTGGTGGGCTTGGATGGGGCCAGTAGCATTTTCTCTGGATTCCTGCTCTTCCCCGACACATGA